The following coding sequences are from one Aeromicrobium duanguangcaii window:
- a CDS encoding DegT/DnrJ/EryC1/StrS family aminotransferase, with protein sequence MTVTLGQPLPPDRAVLTALVDEIIASGRWSNDGPIVQRFEQRLAADLGWADVSATSSGTSALTVALLALDLPRGGEVITSALTFTATVQAIELAGLVPRFAAVDPETLCLDPDAVRKAITAHTVAILPVHLFGLAADVQLDDIGEDAGLPVVYDAAHAYGFAPVVGRGIASAYSLHATKLLHTAEGGCVGTDDPVVAARLRRARAFGLDADRVREQGTNAKMSEHAAALGLAVLPGIPDEIRARQRVRDAYDSALALSTRCRPHAPGRPRALVMEVVRCAPEDQQDLLDDLAAAQVVGRIFPALCAPGQRYADVPLVGAEAGALVALAGSAVALPLHGRVPDAALDAISAVLRG encoded by the coding sequence ATGACGGTCACCCTCGGCCAACCGCTCCCACCTGATCGCGCCGTGCTGACGGCGCTCGTCGACGAGATCATCGCGTCGGGTCGGTGGTCGAACGACGGGCCGATCGTGCAGCGGTTCGAGCAGCGTCTCGCCGCGGACCTCGGCTGGGCGGACGTCTCGGCGACCAGCTCGGGGACGTCGGCGCTCACCGTCGCGCTGCTCGCCCTGGACCTGCCTCGCGGGGGCGAGGTGATCACCAGCGCGCTCACCTTCACCGCCACCGTCCAGGCCATCGAGCTGGCCGGGCTCGTGCCCCGGTTCGCCGCGGTCGATCCCGAGACCCTGTGCCTCGATCCCGACGCGGTGCGCAAGGCGATCACCGCCCACACGGTCGCCATCCTCCCGGTCCACCTGTTCGGGCTGGCGGCCGATGTCCAGCTCGATGACATCGGCGAGGACGCGGGTCTTCCCGTCGTGTACGACGCGGCCCACGCCTACGGCTTCGCCCCCGTCGTGGGACGCGGAATCGCGAGCGCGTACTCCTTGCACGCGACGAAGCTGCTGCACACCGCCGAGGGCGGCTGCGTCGGCACCGACGACCCGGTGGTCGCCGCTCGGCTGCGCCGAGCGCGAGCCTTCGGGCTGGACGCCGACCGGGTCCGCGAGCAGGGCACCAACGCCAAGATGTCGGAGCACGCGGCGGCACTGGGCCTGGCCGTGCTGCCCGGGATCCCCGACGAGATCCGCGCCCGGCAGCGCGTGCGCGACGCGTACGACAGTGCCCTCGCGCTCAGCACGCGCTGCCGGCCCCATGCTCCGGGTCGGCCACGAGCCCTGGTCATGGAGGTCGTCCGGTGCGCGCCCGAGGACCAGCAGGACCTGCTGGACGACCTGGCCGCTGCGCAGGTCGTCGGGCGCATCTTCCCCGCCCTGTGCGCGCCCGGCCAGCGGTATGCCGACGTCCCGCTCGTCGGCGCCGAGGCCGGTGCGTTGGTCGCGCTCGCCGGAAGCGCCGTCGCCCTCCCACTGCACGGTCGCGTCCCCGACGCAGCGCTCGACGCCATCTCCGCCGTCCTGCGCGGCTGA
- a CDS encoding rhamnan synthesis F family protein, with product MATSVDEALTAVRSQPLLPGLRWDGDAGLWHRADAIPPAPAVLGGDQSAAIRAEEAAFSPVVASRLAALPGPILMVEAAPPLLVTALTAARHEVVVLMSDPDRATRSARWHAGTETVAVAWGTTSDLGRDGSFGTIVLADASAIDASLIALLAPEGRLVLSLTGPVRHDLAERLTDAGLPHQRWDLTFPHAAAPTLLLSEAALDEKVIDLRSLLAGHTDPASGPTDELDRLLDAAPGFVVVAGPTPGDPDPALARFSGSGRRARFRTITRIERTDEGLAVRRDRMHPALPNSSGPLIHQPSDEPFLPGRNWGTALDDIVAVPGWTVAELVPWFRRWADELSRTAGSGEHVEGRFLDAIPRNLIVDGDRAAFIDQEWEWAEPLPRRHVVFRALLHSVGSLVDPVAPDPSVPARLSDLIDQVAALAGEPLSPDEMSRAWEFERRLQGLVSGTTPPAEHLSRQAVVHGASEQGAPGATPHTLRTLAEMRAHNDALRADIETMVTDLDAVVAARESLRDELHAEIEVRRGIISAQRDDITGLAAEVDRLEALVIAHRRARAEAAAADYERELRDRRSRDREADLSEQVLAFHRRAVAAESARVKQVRRAARAEAALAAVHARLSWRLTRPLRAIRAQQLRIVGWWRKRGATTASTPVGPQRPRRRGAGRTVPQPVLARRGDDALIDLDFYRSRHGDLARFDDARLLKHYVRHGHREGRPSLSWLRSSLVLPPAAADEREKVLVIVPETGAAGPALSLIDELSRHHHVVALLPTGGEAAHEITAASDTAIWLDHGRAPVGAEARTLAAELQRRFEPVYAVVGSLGHRELAVFLERAGVPVVAMVSELDGTLTPTGSVLEFFATVSKVVYEDESVASAIAATVPTARGRAHTVDFEASIDVLGRGARRVRDRQPEELRTILTPEGFDVSHYTGGESDQRELFAREYLQRVHAGAPLNRPGSGILVRRPRPGFHPLAYAESAPGFRDAGGDPFAHFLRAGRPAGRWSKRLITVRADGRDRPSAPSRLPSVLVHGHFHYPDLLPGFLDLLAGLGTPRRLVLTTNTTTAADRLREICREHPAGVDAEVLLVPNRGRNLSALFSGPVAQRLADHDLVLHVHGKRSPHLTPEAGDQWREHLWAHLVGESGIGDLVVEEFARSEQLGLVGPEDRRLPDWDLNRDHVEALVSRLGRTMALPTHFDFPLGAMFWARTSALRPFVDARLADADYPGEPLAADGTALHALERLIPLVIEHDGFEFAKTHLPDHQR from the coding sequence ATGGCGACCTCGGTGGATGAGGCGTTGACGGCCGTGCGGTCGCAGCCGCTGCTGCCCGGTCTGCGCTGGGACGGCGACGCCGGCCTGTGGCATCGCGCGGACGCGATCCCGCCAGCCCCAGCCGTCCTCGGCGGCGACCAGAGCGCAGCGATCCGAGCCGAGGAAGCCGCCTTCTCGCCCGTGGTCGCGAGCCGACTCGCAGCTCTGCCGGGTCCGATCCTCATGGTCGAGGCCGCACCGCCGCTGCTGGTCACCGCGCTGACGGCTGCACGCCACGAGGTCGTCGTCCTGATGTCCGACCCCGATCGCGCCACCCGCTCGGCCCGGTGGCACGCCGGGACCGAAACCGTCGCCGTCGCGTGGGGAACGACGTCCGACCTGGGTCGCGACGGCTCCTTCGGGACGATCGTCCTTGCGGACGCGTCCGCGATCGATGCCAGCCTGATCGCCCTCCTGGCACCGGAGGGCCGCCTGGTCCTGAGCCTGACCGGCCCGGTGCGCCACGACCTGGCCGAGCGACTGACGGATGCCGGACTGCCGCACCAGCGCTGGGACCTGACGTTCCCGCACGCAGCCGCACCGACCCTGCTGCTGTCCGAGGCCGCTCTGGACGAGAAGGTCATCGACCTCCGCTCCCTGCTGGCCGGTCACACCGACCCGGCCTCCGGCCCGACCGACGAGCTCGACCGCCTGCTCGACGCGGCTCCGGGGTTCGTGGTGGTCGCCGGACCCACTCCGGGCGACCCGGACCCGGCCCTGGCGCGATTCAGCGGGAGCGGCCGGCGGGCCCGGTTCCGCACGATCACGCGTATCGAACGGACCGACGAGGGCCTGGCCGTGCGGCGAGATCGGATGCACCCAGCGCTGCCGAACAGCTCCGGGCCCTTGATCCATCAGCCGTCCGACGAGCCGTTCCTCCCGGGCCGAAACTGGGGCACGGCCTTGGACGACATCGTCGCGGTCCCGGGGTGGACCGTGGCCGAACTGGTCCCCTGGTTCCGGCGCTGGGCCGACGAGCTGTCGCGTACGGCCGGATCGGGCGAGCACGTGGAGGGCCGGTTCCTCGACGCGATTCCGCGCAACCTGATCGTCGACGGCGATCGCGCAGCGTTCATCGACCAGGAATGGGAATGGGCCGAGCCCCTCCCGCGCCGGCACGTGGTCTTCCGGGCGCTGCTGCACTCGGTGGGCTCGCTGGTCGACCCGGTCGCCCCGGACCCCTCCGTCCCGGCGCGACTGAGCGACCTGATCGACCAGGTCGCGGCCCTCGCCGGCGAGCCCTTGAGCCCCGACGAGATGAGCCGGGCGTGGGAGTTCGAGCGACGGCTGCAGGGCCTGGTGAGCGGCACCACGCCGCCGGCGGAGCACCTGTCCCGGCAGGCGGTCGTCCACGGAGCATCGGAGCAGGGGGCCCCTGGAGCGACTCCCCACACCCTGCGGACCCTGGCCGAGATGCGTGCCCACAACGACGCCCTGCGCGCCGACATCGAGACGATGGTGACCGACCTCGACGCGGTCGTCGCCGCCCGGGAATCGCTGCGCGATGAGCTGCACGCCGAGATCGAGGTGCGCCGAGGAATCATCAGCGCGCAACGCGACGACATCACAGGGCTGGCCGCCGAGGTCGATCGCCTCGAGGCTCTGGTGATCGCCCACCGCCGCGCCCGCGCCGAGGCCGCGGCGGCCGACTACGAGCGCGAGCTGCGCGACCGTCGCAGCCGTGACCGGGAGGCCGACCTGAGCGAGCAGGTGCTGGCCTTCCACCGCAGGGCCGTCGCGGCCGAGTCCGCACGCGTGAAACAGGTCCGCCGCGCCGCCCGCGCCGAGGCGGCGTTGGCGGCCGTCCATGCGCGCCTCTCGTGGCGGTTGACCCGGCCGTTGCGCGCGATCCGCGCCCAGCAGCTGCGGATCGTCGGCTGGTGGCGCAAGCGTGGCGCGACGACCGCGTCGACGCCCGTGGGGCCGCAGCGACCCCGTCGTCGAGGCGCCGGTCGCACGGTGCCGCAACCGGTCCTGGCACGGCGCGGTGACGACGCCCTGATCGACCTCGACTTCTATCGGTCGCGCCACGGTGATCTGGCGCGCTTCGACGATGCCCGACTCCTCAAGCACTACGTCCGCCACGGACACCGTGAAGGTCGGCCCTCCCTGTCGTGGCTCCGCAGCTCACTCGTGTTGCCGCCGGCGGCGGCCGACGAGCGCGAGAAGGTCCTCGTGATCGTGCCGGAGACCGGGGCGGCCGGGCCGGCGCTCTCCCTGATCGACGAGCTGTCCCGGCACCATCACGTGGTGGCGCTGCTGCCGACCGGCGGCGAGGCGGCCCACGAGATCACGGCGGCCTCGGACACCGCCATCTGGCTGGACCACGGCCGCGCGCCGGTGGGTGCCGAGGCCCGCACGCTCGCCGCCGAGTTGCAGCGACGGTTCGAGCCGGTCTATGCCGTCGTCGGCTCCCTGGGCCATCGCGAGCTGGCCGTCTTCCTCGAGCGCGCGGGCGTTCCCGTCGTCGCGATGGTCAGCGAGCTCGACGGGACCCTCACCCCCACCGGGTCCGTGCTCGAGTTCTTCGCCACCGTCTCGAAGGTCGTCTACGAGGACGAGTCCGTGGCATCGGCCATCGCCGCGACCGTCCCGACGGCGCGCGGGCGGGCTCACACCGTCGACTTCGAGGCGTCGATCGACGTGCTCGGGCGCGGAGCCCGCCGCGTCCGTGATCGTCAGCCCGAGGAGCTGCGCACGATCCTGACGCCCGAGGGATTCGACGTGTCCCACTACACCGGGGGAGAGTCCGACCAGCGTGAGCTGTTCGCCCGCGAGTACCTGCAGCGTGTGCATGCCGGAGCGCCCTTGAACCGACCCGGGTCGGGCATCCTGGTGCGCCGCCCCCGGCCGGGATTCCATCCGTTGGCCTACGCCGAATCGGCCCCCGGCTTCCGCGATGCGGGCGGCGATCCGTTCGCCCACTTCCTGCGCGCGGGACGTCCGGCGGGACGCTGGTCGAAGCGGCTGATCACCGTGCGGGCCGACGGTCGCGACCGCCCTTCGGCGCCGTCCCGGCTCCCCAGCGTTCTGGTGCACGGGCACTTCCACTACCCCGATCTGCTGCCGGGGTTCCTCGACCTGCTCGCCGGGCTCGGTACGCCCCGACGCCTCGTGCTCACGACGAACACCACGACTGCTGCCGATCGCCTGCGCGAGATCTGCCGGGAGCACCCGGCCGGTGTCGACGCCGAGGTCCTGCTGGTGCCCAATCGGGGCCGCAACCTGTCGGCCCTGTTCAGCGGTCCCGTCGCCCAGCGCCTGGCCGACCACGACCTCGTCCTGCACGTCCACGGCAAGCGCAGCCCGCACCTGACCCCGGAGGCCGGCGACCAGTGGCGCGAGCACCTGTGGGCTCACCTCGTGGGGGAATCCGGGATCGGCGACCTGGTCGTCGAGGAGTTCGCGCGGTCCGAGCAGCTGGGCCTCGTGGGGCCGGAGGATCGCCGCCTGCCCGATTGGGACCTCAACCGCGACCACGTCGAGGCACTGGTGTCGAGACTGGGGCGGACCATGGCCCTGCCGACGCACTTCGACTTCCCGCTGGGCGCCATGTTCTGGGCCCGGACGTCGGCGCTGCGCCCGTTCGTCGACGCGCGGCTGGCGGACGCCGACTACCCGGGCGAGCCGCTGGCGGCCGACGGCACGGCCCTGCACGCCCTCGAGCGGCTCATCCCGCTGGTCATCGAGCACGACGGCTTCGAGTTCGCCAAGACGCACCTGCCGGACCACCAGCGCTGA
- a CDS encoding histone-like nucleoid-structuring protein Lsr2, whose product MAQRVVTILTSDISGKEIPAGEGETVYFALDGTSYEIDLTAKEADELRDSLKNYIALGRRTSPSRRVASSPRSGSGRTPEELAHVRAWAKENGHEVSERGRIKKEILDAFDAAN is encoded by the coding sequence ATGGCGCAGCGCGTAGTCACGATTCTGACCAGCGACATCTCGGGCAAGGAGATCCCCGCCGGAGAGGGCGAGACCGTCTACTTCGCGCTCGACGGCACCTCGTACGAGATCGACCTGACGGCCAAGGAGGCCGACGAGCTCCGCGACTCCCTCAAGAACTACATCGCCCTGGGACGCCGCACCTCGCCGTCGCGCCGCGTGGCCAGCAGCCCTCGCAGCGGCTCGGGTCGCACCCCCGAGGAGCTCGCCCACGTCCGCGCCTGGGCCAAGGAGAACGGCCACGAGGTCAGCGAGCGCGGGCGCATCAAGAAGGAGATCCTCGACGCGTTCGACGCCGCGAACTGA
- a CDS encoding pilus assembly protein TadG-related protein — protein MTGRERGNVTVLTVGFLAVLGMLVVVVVNASAAFLERRELMNLADRVALHAADGLDRDAVYSGGIDEAAVLDAADARALVVGVVPADVRMTLSTTDDRVDVELVRTVTLPLVPPGFPRTATIRAAASGRLHLAP, from the coding sequence ATGACGGGGCGCGAACGTGGCAACGTCACGGTGCTGACCGTGGGCTTCCTCGCCGTCTTGGGCATGCTCGTCGTGGTGGTCGTCAACGCGTCGGCGGCGTTCCTGGAACGACGCGAGCTGATGAACCTCGCCGATCGCGTTGCCCTGCACGCCGCCGATGGGCTCGACCGCGATGCGGTCTACTCCGGAGGCATCGATGAGGCCGCCGTTCTCGATGCGGCGGACGCCCGCGCTCTCGTCGTCGGAGTCGTGCCCGCGGACGTGCGGATGACCCTGAGCACCACCGACGACCGCGTCGACGTCGAGCTGGTCCGGACCGTCACCCTGCCGCTCGTGCCGCCCGGATTCCCGAGAACCGCCACGATCCGCGCCGCCGCCTCGGGTCGGCTTCACCTGGCGCCGTGA
- a CDS encoding TadE/TadG family type IV pilus assembly protein — MPEFVLVLMVLIPLVLGIAQLALVLHVRNTMVAAASDGARAAAGLGSAPPDGQARAREVIRTTLADRYADDVVARETQIDGVAVVEVRIRAEVPPLGLWGPGVSLDAVGHAVRQEEP; from the coding sequence GTGCCGGAGTTCGTGCTGGTCCTGATGGTGCTGATCCCGCTCGTCCTGGGCATCGCCCAACTCGCCCTGGTCCTGCACGTGCGCAACACGATGGTGGCCGCGGCGTCGGACGGTGCCCGTGCCGCCGCTGGGTTGGGTTCGGCACCCCCAGACGGTCAGGCCCGGGCGCGCGAGGTCATTCGCACCACCCTGGCCGACCGCTACGCCGACGACGTGGTGGCGCGGGAGACGCAGATCGACGGCGTTGCCGTCGTCGAGGTCCGGATCCGCGCAGAGGTGCCACCGCTCGGGCTGTGGGGACCCGGGGTGTCCCTCGATGCCGTCGGCCACGCCGTCCGTCAGGAGGAGCCGTGA
- a CDS encoding type II secretion system F family protein: MIGAVIAAAFTTGLLLMAQGWHRARRPSLADRVLPYVRDVRPSAAEPRAGRVLDQVVGPSWRRLTRSIGESLGSNAAIARRLRRCGSEETVEDFRVRQATWGAIGLAAAVGVSMVAWSIAQPPAIALLLWCGAGLIGGCLACDQWLSARVRSHEARMRAEFPTVADLLALSVAAGESPVSSLERVTRVSHGALSRELGRVLAEVRAGGTIVGALDDLAARTGVMSVARFAEALAVAIDRGTPLIDVLHAQAADVREAARRELLESGGRREIAMMVPVVFLILPITIAFAFFPGLAGLHLSSGG; the protein is encoded by the coding sequence GTGATCGGCGCGGTGATCGCCGCCGCGTTCACGACGGGACTCCTGCTGATGGCGCAGGGTTGGCACCGCGCCCGTCGGCCGAGTCTGGCCGACCGCGTGCTGCCGTACGTGCGCGATGTCCGTCCCTCGGCGGCCGAGCCTCGCGCCGGCCGTGTCCTGGATCAGGTGGTCGGACCATCGTGGCGGCGACTCACCAGGTCGATCGGCGAGTCGCTGGGCAGCAACGCGGCGATCGCACGCCGCCTGCGCCGGTGCGGCAGCGAGGAGACGGTCGAGGACTTCCGCGTCCGTCAGGCGACCTGGGGCGCGATCGGACTCGCAGCCGCGGTCGGTGTCTCGATGGTCGCCTGGTCCATCGCGCAGCCACCCGCCATCGCGCTCTTGTTGTGGTGTGGTGCGGGACTGATCGGTGGCTGCCTCGCGTGCGACCAGTGGCTCTCGGCGCGAGTGCGGAGCCACGAGGCACGCATGCGAGCCGAGTTCCCCACCGTCGCGGACCTGCTCGCGCTGTCCGTCGCTGCCGGTGAGAGCCCGGTCTCCTCGCTCGAGCGGGTGACCCGGGTGAGCCACGGCGCCCTGTCCCGTGAGCTCGGCCGAGTCCTCGCCGAGGTCCGTGCCGGCGGCACGATCGTGGGCGCCCTCGACGATCTCGCCGCGCGCACCGGAGTGATGAGCGTGGCTCGGTTCGCCGAGGCACTCGCCGTCGCCATCGACCGGGGAACGCCCCTGATCGACGTCCTGCACGCGCAGGCCGCCGACGTCCGCGAGGCCGCCCGGCGCGAGCTGCTCGAGTCCGGCGGCCGGCGCGAGATCGCCATGATGGTTCCGGTCGTCTTCCTGATCCTGCCGATCACCATCGCCTTCGCATTCTTCCCGGGTTTGGCCGGACTCCACCTCTCCTCGGGTGGCTGA
- a CDS encoding type II secretion system F family protein: MGTLIGLVFGIGLLLVVDNWQPRPARPSKVAGPSRIEALLESAGLPEVAPRAIVLAAVGVGVTATVVAAGVTGVAVVGLLAGVAAAWTPFALIRSRAVHRQREHAEAWPDAVDHLASAVRAGLSLPEALIQLGERGPEPLRQPFTQFGRDYGSTGRFAESLDLLKARLADPIGDRVVEALRIAREVGGGDLGRLLRSLSGFLRDDLRTRGELESRQSWTIGAARLAVAAPWLVLLMMSLQRDVIARFATPSGVMLLVTGALTCLAAYRLMLRLGRLPTEQRILT; the protein is encoded by the coding sequence GTGGGAACGCTGATCGGCCTGGTGTTCGGCATCGGGCTGCTGCTCGTGGTCGACAACTGGCAGCCGAGGCCGGCCCGGCCGTCGAAGGTGGCCGGTCCGAGCCGGATCGAAGCGCTGCTCGAGAGTGCGGGTCTGCCTGAGGTCGCCCCGCGGGCCATCGTCCTCGCCGCGGTGGGCGTTGGCGTGACCGCGACTGTCGTCGCCGCCGGAGTCACCGGGGTCGCCGTGGTCGGTCTGCTGGCCGGTGTCGCGGCCGCTTGGACCCCGTTCGCCCTCATCCGCTCGCGGGCGGTTCACCGCCAGCGCGAACACGCCGAGGCCTGGCCGGACGCGGTCGACCACCTCGCGTCGGCCGTCCGGGCGGGGCTCTCGCTGCCCGAAGCGCTCATCCAACTCGGTGAGCGCGGGCCCGAGCCGTTGCGCCAGCCGTTCACCCAGTTCGGTCGCGACTACGGATCCACCGGACGGTTCGCCGAGAGTCTGGATCTGCTGAAGGCGCGGCTCGCCGACCCGATCGGCGACCGCGTCGTCGAGGCCCTCCGGATCGCCCGTGAGGTGGGCGGCGGCGATCTCGGGCGGCTGCTGCGCTCCCTGTCCGGATTCCTGCGCGACGACCTGCGCACGCGCGGTGAGCTCGAGTCGCGTCAGTCATGGACGATCGGGGCCGCCCGTCTCGCCGTCGCCGCCCCGTGGTTGGTGCTGCTCATGATGAGCCTCCAGCGCGACGTGATCGCCCGGTTCGCGACGCCGTCCGGAGTCATGCTTCTCGTCACGGGCGCCCTCACGTGTCTGGCGGCATACCGGCTGATGCTGCGTCTGGGTCGACTGCCCACCGAGCAGAGGATCCTCACGTGA
- a CDS encoding CpaF family protein: MEVLADRVRALVRERRIDPRTDVDAVRRAASDAVAEHEQRSLTGAVRALDEPDHVVGQLVADLVGFGPLQRFLDDPEIEELWINQPERVFIARDGRHELTSVMLTTEQVRELVERMLSSSGRRLDLSQPFVDAMLPGGHRLHVVLDGITRGFTAVNIRKFVARASGLDDLVTLGTLDERAASFLKACVLAGLNIVVSGGTQAGKTTLLNCLAGAIPGTQRLVSVEEVFELKTSHPDWVAMQTRQAGLEGTGEITLRMLVKEALRMRPNRIIVGEVRAEEALDLLLALNSGLPGMASIHANSAKQALVKLCTLPLLAGENVSAGFVVPTVATAVDIVVHTAIDVSGRRAVREIVATTGRAENGIIEAEPIFVRRAGSLVRGPGTPQRREAFEAAGIDPESLWER, translated from the coding sequence ATGGAGGTCTTGGCCGATCGGGTCCGCGCTCTGGTTCGCGAGAGGCGGATCGATCCGCGTACCGACGTCGATGCGGTGCGTCGCGCCGCCAGCGATGCGGTGGCCGAGCACGAGCAGCGCAGCCTGACCGGTGCGGTGCGCGCTCTCGATGAGCCGGACCATGTGGTGGGTCAGTTGGTGGCGGACCTGGTGGGATTCGGTCCGCTGCAGCGGTTCCTCGACGATCCTGAGATCGAGGAGCTGTGGATCAATCAACCGGAGCGGGTCTTCATCGCGCGCGACGGCCGCCACGAGCTGACGTCGGTCATGCTCACGACCGAACAGGTCCGCGAGCTCGTCGAGCGGATGCTGTCGTCCAGCGGTCGCCGGCTCGATCTGAGCCAGCCGTTCGTCGACGCGATGCTGCCCGGCGGCCACCGTCTTCACGTCGTGCTCGACGGCATCACCCGCGGGTTTACCGCAGTCAACATCCGCAAGTTCGTCGCTCGGGCGTCCGGCCTCGACGACCTGGTCACGCTCGGCACCCTCGACGAGAGGGCCGCGTCGTTCCTGAAGGCATGCGTTCTGGCCGGACTCAACATCGTCGTCAGCGGCGGAACCCAAGCCGGCAAGACCACCCTGTTGAACTGCCTCGCCGGCGCGATCCCCGGGACCCAACGACTCGTGTCGGTCGAGGAGGTCTTCGAGCTCAAGACGTCCCACCCGGACTGGGTCGCGATGCAGACCCGCCAGGCCGGCCTCGAGGGCACCGGTGAGATCACGTTGCGGATGCTGGTCAAGGAAGCACTGCGCATGCGGCCCAACCGGATCATCGTGGGTGAAGTCCGGGCCGAGGAGGCACTCGACCTCCTGCTCGCACTCAACTCCGGGCTCCCGGGCATGGCGTCGATCCACGCGAACTCCGCGAAGCAGGCACTGGTGAAGCTCTGCACGCTTCCGTTGCTGGCGGGAGAGAACGTCTCCGCGGGCTTCGTCGTGCCGACGGTCGCGACGGCGGTCGACATCGTCGTCCACACGGCGATCGACGTGTCGGGTCGCCGGGCAGTCCGCGAGATCGTCGCCACCACCGGACGCGCCGAGAACGGCATCATCGAGGCCGAGCCGATCTTCGTCCGCCGCGCCGGAAGCCTGGTGCGTGGACCGGGAACCCCGCAGCGGCGCGAGGCGTTCGAGGCGGCAGGCATCGATCCGGAGTCGCTGTGGGAACGCTGA
- a CDS encoding membrane lipoprotein lipid attachment site-containing protein, with translation MKKTLVVAIAAFALTGCTVNPNETPDVRREVAADYVSYLVGEDYKKACDLLTEEYVAELIAQAAAKDCEGAVKLEADWLVKARDVEDGWGLSVDVVPTVDDRIVIRSTVILSLDDETGERIVDEFSFAKGEAPLISGRTPIGQERATFD, from the coding sequence ATGAAGAAGACCCTCGTTGTCGCCATCGCCGCGTTCGCGCTGACCGGATGCACCGTGAATCCGAACGAAACGCCGGACGTGCGGAGGGAGGTCGCCGCGGACTACGTCAGCTACCTCGTGGGCGAGGACTACAAGAAGGCGTGCGACCTGCTGACCGAGGAATACGTCGCCGAACTCATCGCACAGGCGGCTGCCAAGGACTGCGAGGGAGCGGTCAAGCTGGAGGCCGACTGGCTCGTGAAGGCGCGCGATGTCGAGGACGGGTGGGGTCTCAGCGTCGACGTGGTCCCCACGGTCGATGACCGAATCGTGATCCGTTCGACCGTCATCCTCAGCCTCGACGATGAAACCGGCGAGCGGATCGTGGACGAGTTCTCGTTCGCCAAAGGTGAGGCACCTCTGATCTCCGGCCGTACCCCCATCGGGCAGGAGCGGGCGACCTTCGATTGA
- a CDS encoding GAP family protein encodes MLSVLALVIPLSLVGAVSPVMMTEQTVLLSGRNGRRIAGCYALGVGGTLLVLLSALVLFGRSIALPEEPRLSASLDVGLGVLLLLIAAVLRYRRPRAPKPKKSRDRGLGPSAALGFGVFSMATNFTTLAVMVPVAKEIAASHIDVLERLIVVAIVTVLGAVPAWLPLAMTMVAPQPTRRLLQALSDFIDAKGRLVTVLILTAGGLFLVGRGIVHMLGL; translated from the coding sequence ATGCTCAGTGTGCTTGCGCTCGTGATCCCGCTGTCCCTCGTGGGCGCTGTCAGTCCGGTCATGATGACGGAGCAGACGGTGCTGCTGTCCGGGCGCAACGGACGCCGCATCGCCGGGTGCTACGCCCTCGGTGTCGGTGGGACGCTGTTGGTCCTGCTGTCGGCGCTGGTGCTCTTCGGCCGGTCCATCGCCCTTCCCGAGGAGCCGAGGCTGAGCGCCTCCCTCGACGTGGGCCTGGGTGTCCTTCTCCTGCTGATCGCCGCTGTGCTGCGGTACCGGCGGCCGCGTGCCCCGAAGCCCAAGAAGTCGCGCGACCGCGGCCTGGGTCCGAGCGCGGCGCTGGGCTTCGGTGTGTTCTCCATGGCGACGAACTTCACGACGCTGGCGGTCATGGTCCCGGTGGCCAAGGAGATCGCCGCCAGCCACATCGACGTTCTCGAACGCCTGATCGTGGTCGCCATCGTGACTGTTCTGGGCGCGGTGCCGGCGTGGCTTCCCCTCGCGATGACGATGGTGGCGCCTCAGCCCACGCGGCGCCTGCTACAGGCGCTGTCCGATTTCATCGACGCGAAGGGCCGGTTGGTGACGGTGCTGATCCTGACGGCGGGCGGACTGTTCCTGGTCGGCCGCGGCATCGTTCACATGCTCGGTCTTTGA